A region of Jannaschia sp. W003 DNA encodes the following proteins:
- a CDS encoding heme-binding protein encodes MTDIPLRRARAIIKNAFAKAREMDLKPLSVVVLDAGGHPRAFEREDGASPGRYAIAHGKAYGAVMLGMAGQAQMARAEAQAYFMTAANGAFGGAVIPVPGGILVRDAKGNVIGAVGVTGDSSDNDQAAGMAGIEAAGLTGEP; translated from the coding sequence ATGACCGACATCCCGCTGCGCCGCGCGCGCGCCATCATCAAGAACGCCTTCGCCAAGGCGCGCGAGATGGATCTGAAGCCCCTCTCGGTCGTGGTGCTCGACGCCGGTGGCCACCCCCGCGCCTTCGAGCGCGAGGACGGCGCCAGCCCCGGGCGCTACGCGATCGCCCACGGCAAGGCCTACGGCGCCGTGATGCTGGGCATGGCGGGGCAGGCGCAGATGGCCCGCGCCGAGGCGCAAGCCTACTTCATGACCGCCGCCAACGGCGCCTTCGGCGGCGCGGTGATCCCCGTGCCCGGCGGCATCCTCGTGCGGGACGCGAAGGGCAACGTCATCGGCGCCGTGGGCGTCACGGGCGACAGCTCCGACAACGACCAGGCGGCGGGCATGGCCGGGATCGAGGCGGCGGGCCTGACCGGCGAGCCATAG
- a CDS encoding gamma-glutamyl-gamma-aminobutyrate hydrolase family protein — MTRRPIVGIISNAYLLNDQYPAHANGASNTEAVAQVSDCMALCFPADPAVSPLDELLDTFDGFLLTGGRPNVHPEEYGHEATPAHGAFDRNRDRVALPLVRACVERGQPVLGLCRGFQEVAVAMGSTLHPEIRDLPGRSNHRMPPDGTLEEKFALRHEVTLTPGGPFARIFGSDRVMTNTLHGQGIDEAGARVVIDGRAPDGTPEAIYVDGAPGFALAVQWHPEWNAAADPVSRPLFEAFGQACRDWRAGRLAPALAAE, encoded by the coding sequence ATGACACGCAGACCCATCGTCGGCATCATCTCGAATGCCTACCTCCTGAACGACCAGTACCCGGCCCACGCCAACGGCGCGTCGAACACCGAGGCGGTGGCGCAGGTCTCGGACTGCATGGCGCTGTGCTTCCCGGCCGATCCCGCCGTCTCGCCGCTGGACGAGCTGCTGGACACGTTCGACGGCTTCCTGCTCACCGGCGGCCGGCCCAACGTCCACCCCGAGGAGTACGGCCACGAGGCCACGCCCGCCCACGGCGCCTTCGACCGGAACCGCGACCGCGTGGCGCTGCCCCTCGTGCGCGCCTGCGTCGAGCGGGGGCAGCCCGTGCTTGGCCTCTGCCGGGGCTTCCAGGAGGTCGCGGTGGCGATGGGCTCGACGCTCCACCCCGAGATCCGCGACCTGCCGGGGCGCAGCAACCACCGCATGCCGCCCGACGGCACGCTCGAGGAGAAGTTCGCGCTGCGTCACGAGGTGACGCTGACGCCCGGCGGCCCCTTCGCACGCATCTTCGGCAGCGACCGGGTGATGACGAACACGCTGCACGGGCAGGGCATCGACGAGGCCGGCGCCCGCGTCGTGATCGACGGCCGCGCGCCCGACGGGACGCCCGAGGCGATCTACGTCGACGGCGCCCCGGGCTTCGCGCTGGCCGTTCAGTGGCACCCCGAGTGGAACGCCGCCGCCGATCCGGTCTCGCGCCCCCTGTTCGAGGCCTTCGGGCAGGCCTGCCGCGACTGGCGCGCGGGGCGGCTGGCTCCGGCTCTGGCCGCCGAGTAG
- a CDS encoding cytidine deaminase has product MSDTEDLRRAALAVRENAHAPYSGFHVGAAIRTTSGAVFLGCNVENVAYPEGTCAEAGAIAAMVAAGERRIAEAYVVAGSPDPVPPCGGCRQKLAEFAGGDVPVTLATVDGAERRTTVAALLPGAFGAAHMEGA; this is encoded by the coding sequence ATGAGCGACACCGAAGACCTGCGCCGCGCCGCGCTCGCCGTGCGCGAGAACGCCCACGCACCCTACAGCGGCTTCCACGTCGGCGCCGCGATCCGCACCACCTCGGGCGCGGTCTTCCTGGGCTGCAACGTCGAGAACGTCGCCTACCCCGAGGGCACCTGCGCCGAGGCCGGCGCCATCGCCGCGATGGTCGCCGCTGGCGAGCGCCGGATCGCCGAGGCCTACGTTGTCGCCGGCTCGCCCGACCCCGTGCCCCCCTGCGGCGGCTGCCGCCAGAAGCTGGCGGAGTTCGCGGGCGGCGACGTGCCGGTGACGCTGGCCACCGTGGACGGCGCCGAGCGGCGCACCACCGTGGCGGCGCTGCTGCCGGGGGCCTTCGGCGCGGCGCACATGGAGGGCGCGTGA
- a CDS encoding thymidine phosphorylase has product MSVRDTLAALRQGRAPGRRALAEFADGLADGSVSDAQAGAFAMGICRAPLTADARAALTRAMRDTGQVLEWDVDGPVADKHSTGGVGDCVSLVLAPALAACGVYVPMISGRGLGHTGGTLDKLSAIPGFRADLQTDVLQRIVAEVGCVICSASEDIAPADRRLYAVRDVTGTVESTDLIVASILSKKLAEGLEALVLDVKTGSGALMPDPAAAAALARDLAETAQAAGVMTSAILTDMSQPAATAAGNALEVIAAMEALTDPGGRPSTRLVALTKALGGECLALCGLVADSEEGAARIGSALASGAAAERFGRMVHAQGGPSDFPDRWRDRLPAAPVVAELRADAPGVIGSIDTRALGEIVVDLGGGRRREDDRIDPTVGISHIAQIGAVVTEGQPIARVHAADPDEAEEAAGRVADAIELATRAVTAPELIREVIR; this is encoded by the coding sequence GTGAGCGTCCGCGACACGCTCGCTGCCCTGCGGCAGGGGCGCGCGCCGGGGCGCCGGGCGCTGGCCGAGTTCGCGGACGGCCTCGCCGACGGCTCGGTCTCCGACGCGCAGGCGGGCGCCTTCGCCATGGGCATCTGCCGCGCTCCTCTGACGGCGGACGCGCGCGCGGCCCTGACCCGCGCCATGCGCGACACCGGCCAGGTGCTGGAATGGGACGTGGACGGCCCCGTGGCCGACAAGCATTCCACGGGCGGGGTGGGCGATTGCGTAAGCCTCGTGCTCGCGCCCGCGCTGGCCGCCTGCGGGGTCTATGTCCCGATGATCTCGGGACGCGGGCTCGGGCACACCGGCGGCACGCTCGACAAGCTGTCGGCGATCCCCGGCTTCCGCGCCGACCTGCAGACCGACGTGCTCCAGCGCATCGTGGCCGAGGTGGGCTGCGTGATCTGCTCGGCCTCCGAGGACATCGCCCCCGCCGACCGCCGCCTCTACGCCGTGCGCGACGTGACCGGCACCGTGGAGAGCACCGACCTGATCGTCGCGTCGATCCTGTCGAAGAAGCTGGCCGAGGGGCTGGAGGCGCTCGTGCTCGACGTGAAGACCGGCTCCGGCGCGCTGATGCCCGACCCCGCCGCGGCCGCCGCGCTCGCCCGCGACCTCGCCGAGACGGCGCAGGCGGCGGGGGTGATGACCTCCGCGATCCTGACCGACATGAGCCAGCCCGCCGCCACCGCCGCCGGCAACGCGCTCGAGGTGATCGCCGCCATGGAGGCGCTGACCGATCCCGGCGGGCGCCCGTCCACGCGCCTCGTGGCGCTGACGAAGGCTCTCGGGGGCGAGTGCCTCGCGCTCTGCGGCCTCGTCGCCGACAGCGAGGAGGGCGCCGCGCGCATCGGCTCGGCCCTCGCCTCGGGCGCCGCCGCCGAGCGCTTCGGCCGCATGGTGCACGCCCAGGGCGGCCCCTCGGACTTCCCCGACCGCTGGCGCGACCGCCTGCCGGCCGCCCCCGTCGTGGCCGAGCTGCGGGCCGACGCGCCGGGCGTGATCGGCAGCATCGACACCCGGGCACTGGGCGAGATCGTGGTCGACCTCGGCGGCGGGCGCCGGCGCGAGGACGACCGCATCGACCCCACGGTCGGCATCAGTCACATCGCCCAGATCGGCGCCGTGGTGACCGAAGGCCAGCCCATCGCCCGCGTCCACGCCGCCGACCCCGACGAGGCCGAGGAGGCCGCGGGCCGCGTCGCCGACGCGATCGAGCTGGCGACCCGCGCCGTCACCGCCCCCGAGCTGATCCGCGAGGTGATCCGATGA